The Argentina anserina chromosome 3, drPotAnse1.1, whole genome shotgun sequence genome includes a region encoding these proteins:
- the LOC126785681 gene encoding sulfiredoxin, chloroplastic/mitochondrial — protein sequence MANFVLQVPNSVRSLTVSASASSNGSPPLSYSASSGGGGGPVILELPVDKIRRPLMRTRANDPVKVQELMDSISEIGLQVPIDVLEVDGVYYGFSGCHRYEAHQRLGLPTIRCKIRRGTKETLRHHLR from the exons ATGGCCAATTTTGTTCTGCAAGTACCAAATAGCGTGAGAAGCTTAACTGTTTCAGCTTCTGCTTCATCTAATG GGTCTCCTCCTTTGAGTTATAGTGCAAGTAGTGGTGGGGGTGGTGGTCCTGTGATATTGGAGCTTCCTGTTGATAAGATAAGGAGGCCTTTGATGAGAACAAGAGCTAATGATCCGGTCAAGGTTCAAGAACTTATGGATAGCATAAGTGAAATTGGTCTTCAAGTACCT ATTGATGTACTTGAGGTCGATGGAGTTTATTATG GTTTCTCTGGCTGTCATCGCTATGAAGCTCACCAGCGTCTTGGGCTTCCAACAATACGTTGCAAAATTCGACGTGGGACAAAAGAAACTCTCCG GCATCACCTTCGCTGA
- the LOC126785669 gene encoding anthocyanidin 3-O-glucosyltransferase 7-like, with protein sequence MAGQNPKQPTTQYQHHVAALAFPFGTHAGPLLSLVLRLAAAAPDTIFSFITTSKANSSLFSPTSKASSFLNVKAYDVSDGMPEGFVPSGHPEQLIGFFLKAALANFRITMKEAEASSGLKIGCLVTDAFFWFAGDMAEEMKLPWVPLWTAGSRSLLVHTATDLIRQRVLGTGGKTLEFLPGFSKLEVGDLPEGVVSGNLESPISSLLHKMGQELPKAAAVAINSFEEAEPDVVNELKSRFKKFLNIGPFNLTSPPPPLLKDESGCLEWLDKQKPASVVYISFGSVVRPPPNELAAFAEALVESDFPFIWSFRGNPDEVLCSAADKSRLNGKIVSWAPQVQILEHTAIGVFVTHCGWNSILESIAGGVPMIGRPFFGDQNLNMKTMEAVWGIGVGIEGGILTKQGAIKAFELILRGKAGNEMREKIKVLKSLARSAVEGEGSSSKAFNTLVDIVTKRPSM encoded by the exons ATGGCCGGCCAAAACCCTAAACAACCCACAACTCAGTATCAGCACCATGTTGCCGCCTTGGCCTTCCCTTTCGGAACCCATGCAGGCCCTCTCCTAAGCCTCGTTCTTCGGCTCGCTGCCGCTGCACCCGACACAATCTTCTCCTTCATTACTACTTCTAAAGCCAACAGCTCCCTCTTCTCGCCCACCTCCAAGGCCTCGTCCTTCCTCAATGTGAAAGCTTATGATGTCTCAGATGGGATGCCGGAGGGTTTCGTGCCCTCCGGCCACCCCGAGCAGCTTATTGGCTTCTTTCTCAAAGCTGCCCTAGCCAACTTTAGGATCACGATGAAGGAAGCTGAGGCGAGCTCCGGGCTGAAGATAGGGTGTCTGGTGACTGATGCTTTCTTTTGGTTTGCCGGAGATATGGCGGAGGAGATGAAGCTTCCCTGGGTACCACTTTGGACGGCTGGATCTCGTTCGCTTCTTGTTCATACCGCCACAGACTTAATACGACAAAGGGTACTTGGAACCGGTG GTAAAACCCTCGAGTTCCTTCCTGGATTTTCCAAACTTGAGGTCGGTGATTTACCTGAGGGAGTGGTATCAGGGAATTTAGAGTCACCAATATCATCCCTGTTACACAAAATGGGACAAGAGCTGCCAAAGGCGGCAGCAGTTGCAATTAACTCATTTGAAGAAGCAGAGCCGGACGTTGTGAACGAGCTCAAATCAAGATTCAAGAAGTTTCTCAACATTGGACCATTCAATCTAAcatcgccgccgccgccgttgCTCAAGGATGAGAGCGGTTGCTTGGAGTGGTTGGACAAGCAGAAGCCTGCATCTGTGGTATATATTAGCTTTGGAAGTGTGGTGAGACCGCCACCTAATGAGCTAGCAGCATTTGCAGAAGCTTTGGTTGAAAGTGACTTCCCATTTATTTGGTCATTTAGGGGCAACCCAGATGAGGTATTGTGCAGTGCGGCTGATAAGAGTAGACTAAATGGAAAAATAGTTTCATGGGCTCCACAGGTACAAATTTTAGAGCATACTGCCATTGGAGTTTTTGTGACACACTGCGGGTGGAACTCGATTCTGGAGAGTATAGCTGGTGGTGTGCCTATGATAGGCCGGCCATTCTTCGGGGACCAAAACCTGAACATGAAGACAATGGAGGCTGTTTGGGGGATTGGTGTGGGAATTGAGGGAGGGATCCTTACAAAACAAGGAGCAATTAAGGCCTTCGAACTCATTTTGAGGGGTAAAGCAGGGAATGAAAtgagagaaaaaataaaagttcTTAAGAGTCTAGCTCGATCTGCTGTGGAAGGTGAAGGTAGCTCTTCCAAAGCTTTTAATACCTTGGTGGATATAGTCACCAAGCGTCCAAGCATGTAA
- the LOC126785679 gene encoding 14 kDa zinc-binding protein has translation MAGVTSLSLLRNCAATTVRTFVTVKASKPNIKALLCPLQSQRSLCCVRATSNEETAAKVAAANADSGTPTIFDKIIAKEIPSSIVYEDDKVLAFRDINPQAPVHVVIIPKIRDGLTELGKAESRHVEILGQLMYAAKIVADKEGILHGFRVVINNGPDGCQSVYHLHLHLLGGRQMKWPPG, from the exons ATGGCTGGAGTTACCTCCTTGTCTCTCTTGCG GAACTGTGCAGCTACAACTGTGAGAACTTTTGTGACTGTGAAAGCCTCCAAGCCCAATATCAAAGCTCTCCTTTGTCCTCTTCAATCTCAAAG GTCCCTGTGTTGTGTTCGCGCTACAAGCAATGAAGAGACTGCTGCCAAGGTAGCTGCAGCTAACGCCGACAGTGGCACTCCAACAAT ATTTGACAAGATTATAGCAAAGGAAATCCCATCAAGCATTGTATACGAGGATGACAAGGTCCTGGCATTTCGGGATATCAACCCACAGGCTCCTGTGCATGTTGTAATCATCCCAAAGATTAGGGATGGGCTAACAGAGCTAGGAAAG GCTGAATCGAGGCATGTAGAAATATTGGGTCAGCTTATGTATGCTGCAAAAATAGTTGCTGACAAAGAGGGTATTCTTCATGGGTTTCGCGTGGTTATCAACAATGGTCCAGATGGAT GTCAATCTGTTTATCATCTCCACTTGCATCTCCTCGGTGGGAGACAGATGAAATGGCCACCTGGTTGA
- the LOC126785668 gene encoding probable arabinosyltransferase ARAD1: protein MSTTELLRFNKGKKPRAPSASPSPPDDRNNSLNPTRFLSMARKSSLLKQALATIVIVLVLYAFLNTFLSPAAVSPSLPSFSTLSRDSDLNLFPHPSAAAAAAVKVFLYDLPTRFTYGIIQQHSLARGGRPSDDLSSLKYPGHQHMGEWYLFKDLLQPESGRVGSPVVRVLDPDDADLFFVPFFSSLSLIVNTNRQAAGSGELPAAYSDEENQVALVEWLEAQEYWKRNSGRDHVIMASDPNALYKVLDSVKNAVLLVCDFGRLKPDQGSLVKDVIVPYSHRINTYNGDISVENRNTLLFFMGNRFRKEGGKIRDLLFQLLENEEDVIVKHGTQSRESRRAATHGMHTSKFCLNPAGDTPSACRLFDSIVSLCVPVVISDSIELPFEDVIDYRKIAIFVESNTALKPGFLVSMLREITSERILEYQKQLNEVKHYFQYGVPNGSVKEIWRQVAQKLPFIKLSINRDKRLVKRDLNVPDCSCVCSNQTGIITSL from the exons atgagcACGACTGAGCTTCTCCGATTCAACAAAGGCAAGAAGCCCAGAGCGCCGTCGGCTTCTCCGTCGCCACCCGACGACCGCAACAACTCCCTCAACCCGACCCGATTCCTCTCCATGGCCCGCAAATCCTCCCTCCTCAAACAAGCCCTCGCCACCATCGTCATCGTCCTCGTCCTCTACGCCTTCCTCAACACCTTCCTCTCCCCCGCCGCCGTCTCCCCCTCCCTCCCCTCCTTCTCCACCCTCTCCCGCGACTCCGACCTCAACCTCTTTCCTCAcccctccgccgccgccgccgccgccgtcaAGGTCTTCCTCTACGACCTCCCCACCCGCTTCACCTACGGCATCATCCAGCAGCACTCGCTCGCCCGCGGCGGCCGCCCCTCCGACGACCTCTCGTCGCTCAAGTACCCCGGCCACCAGCACATGGGGGAGTGGTACCTCTTCAAGGACCTATTGCAGCCCGAATccggccgggtcgggtcgccGGTGGTTAGGGTTTTGGATCCGGACGACGCGGACCTGTTCTTCGTGCCGTTCTTCTCCTCCCTGAGCTTGATCGTCAACACGAACCGCCAGGCCGCCGGATCGGGGGAGCTTCCGGCGGCGTACAGCGACGAGGAGAACCAGGTGGCGCTGGTGGAGTGGCTGGAGGCGCAGGAGTACTGGAAGAGGAACAGTGGACGCGACCATGTGATCATGGCCTCTGATCCCAATGCTCTGTATAAAGTGCTTGATAGTGTTAAAAATGCAGTCTTGCTTGTTTGTGACTTCGGCCGGCTCAAACCGGACCAGGGCTCGCTGGTGAAGGATGTCATTGTGCCCTATTCGCACCGCATCAACACTTATAATGGCGACATTAGTGTCGAAAATCGCAACACTTTGTTGTTCTTCATGGGCAACCGGTTTCGCAAGGAG GGGGGAAAGATTCGAGATTTGCTTTTCCAGTTGCTTGAGAATGAAGAGGATGTGATTGTGAAGCATGGAACTCAATCCAGGGAGAGTCGGCGGGCTGCTACACATGGGATGCATACGTCGAAGTTTTGTTTGAATCCTGCTGGTGATACTCCATCAGCTTGCCGGCTTTTTGACTCTATAGTTAGCTTGTGTGTTCCGGTGGTAATCAGTGATAGCATTGAGCTGCCGTTTGAAGATGTTATAGACTACAGGAAGATAGCTATATTTGTTGAATCCAATACAGCTTTGAAGCCGGGATTCCTGGTCTCGATGCTAAGAGAGATTACCAGTGAGAGAATACTTGAATATCAGAAACAGCTGAATgag GTGAAGCATTATTTTCAATATGGAGTACCAAATGGATCAGTGAAAGAAATATGGCGCCAGGTAGCACAAAAGCTTCCCTTTATCAAATTGTCAATCAACCGTGACAAACGCCTTGTCAAGAGGGATCTGAATGTACCGGACTGCTCTTGTGTCTGCTCAAACCAGACTGGGATAATAACCAGCTTATGA
- the LOC126786921 gene encoding MADS-box protein defh21-like, with translation MGRGKIHISRIENRTTRQVTFAKRRAGLLKKTHELSVLCDVQIGLVIFSSTGKMFQYCSDSTSMEEIIRRYQYASGNRIPQNSDAEIMNAEMRKIRKETQDLHLSLQRYTGEDLSCVRFEELLELENRLEESVNKVRARKFEILQQEVHNLRISTKQREEQNDELCHLIKEHEAAIFAHQHHYQQQIEMEPKPEQHRHLMEQFPFCGEEQPLLQLATTSMQPQFAAYQASSSSLPPNPPQLHEFSLNTPLYE, from the exons ATGGGAAGGGGAAAGATACATATTTCAAGGATAGAGAACCGAACCACAAGGCAAGTGACATTTGCGAAACGCAGAGCTGGCCTTCTGAAGAAGACTCATGAGCTTTCTGTGCTGTGTGATGTCCAGATCGGCCTTGTCATCTTCTCCAGCACTGGGAAGATGTTTCAGTATTGCAGTGACTCAACAAG CATGGAGGAAATTATAAGGAGGTACCAGTATGCTTCAGGGAATCGTATTCCACAAAACAGTGACGcg GAAATCATGAATGCTGAAATGAGAAAAATCAGGAAAGAAACTCAAGACCTCCATTTGAGCTTGCAACGCTATACtggtgaggatttgagttGTGTGAGATTTGAGGAGTTGCTGGAGCTCGAAAATCGGTTAGAGGAGTCTGTCAACAAGGTTAGAGCTAGAAAG TTTGAGATCTTGCAACAAGAGGTTCATAACCTTCGGATAAGT ACCAAACAGAGGGAAGAgcagaatgatgaactatgccatTTG ATTAAGGAGCATGAGGCTGCAATCTTTGCTCATCAGCACCACTATCAGCAGCAAATTGAAATGGAGCCAAAACCTGAGCAGCATCGACATCTGATGGAGCAATTCCCATTTTGTGGTGAAGAACAGCCTTTGCTTCAGCTTGCAACTACCTCCATGCAGCCCCAGTTTGCAGCTTACCAGGCTAGTTCGAGTTCTCTCCCGCCTAATCCGCCACAACTTCACGAGTTCAGTCTGAACACCCCCCTCTATG AGTGA
- the LOC126785672 gene encoding uncharacterized protein LOC126785672 — translation MDLAPEELQFLSIPDILRESTAIPKQSPKTFYLITLTLIFPLSFAILAHSLFTQPLLNQLQGPSTDPAQLHHKWTLLLLFQFFYLIFLFAFSLLSTAAVVFTAASLYTSKPVSFSNTLSAIPKVFRRLFITFLWVTLLMVAYNLLFLAFLVLLIVAIDSQNPLLLLFSGLAVFLLFLVVHVYITALWHLASVVSVLEPVYGFAAMKKSYELMKGKTGMAFVLVFGYLTCCGIIGGVFGAVVVHGSDYGVFVRIVVGGFLVGLLVIVNLVGLLLQSVFYYVCKSYHHQGIDKSALHDHLGGYLGEYVPLKSSIQMENLDA, via the coding sequence ATGGATCTGGCGCCGGAGGAGCTTCAATTCCTATCCATCCCGGACATTCTCCGAGAATCAACAGCAATCCCAAAACAGTCGCCGAAAACATTCTACCTGataaccctaaccctaatctTCCCCCTCTCCTTCGCCATCCTCGCCCACTCTCTCTTCACCCAGCCGCTCCTCAACCAGCTCCAAGGCCCATCCACCGACCCGGCCCAGCTCCACCACAAATggaccctcctcctcctcttccaattCTTCTACCTCATCTTCCTCTTCGCCTTCTCCCTCCTCTCCACCGCCGCCGTCGTCTTCACCGCCGCCTCCCTCTACACCTCCAAGCCCGTCTCCTTCTCCAACACCCTCTCCGCCATCCCCAAAGTCTTCCGCCGCCTCTTCATCACTTTCCTCTGGGTCACTCTCCTCATGGTCGCCTACAACCTCCTCTTCCTCGCCTTCCTCGTCCTCCTCATCGTCGCCATCGACTCCCAGaaccccctcctcctcctcttctccgGCCTCGccgtcttcctcctcttcctcgtCGTCCACGTCTACATCACCGCCCTCTGGCACCTCGCCAGCGTCGTCTCCGTCCTCGAGCCCGTCTACGGCTTCGCCGCCATGAAGAAGAGCTATGAATTAATGAAGGGCAAGACCGGCATGGCGTTCGTCTTAGTTTTCGGCTACCTGACCTGCTGCGGCATCATTGGAGGGGTCTTCGGGGCGGTGGTAGTGCACGGCAGTGATTACGGCGTTTTCGTGAGGATTGTCGTCGGCGGGTTCCTCGTCGGGCTTTTGGTGATTGTCAACTTGGTGGGGCTGTTGCTGCAGAGTGTGTTTTACTACGTATGCAAGAGCTACCATCATCAGGGGATCGACAAGAGTGCTTTGCATGATCATCTCGGAGGGTATCTCGGCGAGTATGTGCCGCTTAAGAGCAGCATTCAGATGGAGAATTTGGATGCCTGA
- the LOC126785673 gene encoding peroxisomal 2,4-dienoyl-CoA reductase [(3E)-enoyl-CoA-producing]-like: MESPFKAEILKGKVALLTGGASGIGYEISVQLGKHGASIAVMGRRKDVIDSAVQVLQSLGIPAIGLVGDVRKRDDAVRVLESTVKHFGRLDILVNAAAGNFLVPSEDLSPNGFRTVLDIDAVGTFTMCHEALKYLKKGAPGKNSSVGGTIINISATLHYTATWYQIHVSAAKAAVDSITRSLALEWGTDYDIRVNGIAPGPIEDTAGFSKLLPQEIVSKLKDIAPLTKVGQKWDIAMAAVYLASTAGKYINGTTLVVDGADWLAKPSRLPKEAVKQLSRAVERRSRNEPVGIAKSRL, encoded by the exons ATGGAGTCACCATTCAAGGCGGAGATACTCAAGGGGAAGGTGGCGTTGTTGACCGGAGGCGCCTCGGGGATCGGGTACGAGATTTCAGTTCAGTTGGGCAAACATGGAGCCTCCATCGCCGTCATGGGTCGTCGTAAAGACGTCATCGACTCTGCTGTTCAAGTCCTTCAGTCCCTTGGCATTCCT GCTATCGGACTTGTGGGTGATGTTCGCAAAAGAGATGATGCAGTTAGAGTGTTGGAATCAACTGTGAAGCATTTTGGTAGGCTTGACATCCTTGTGAATGCCGCTGCTGGCAATTTCCTTGTTCCGTCTGAGGATCTATCCCCCAATGGATTTCGAACAG TTTTAGATATAGATGCTGTAGGCACCTTTACTATGTGTCATGAAGCACTCAAGTATCTCAAGAAGGGGGCACCAGGGAAGAACTCATCTGTTGGTGgaacaataataaacataagtGCGACTTTGCATTACACTGCTACATGGTATCAAATTCATGTATCTGCAGCAAAG GCTGCTGTTGATAGCATTACAAGAAGCTTGGCATTGGAGTGGGGAACAGATTATGATATAAGAGTCAATGGTATTGCGCCAGGACCTATTGAAGATACTGCTGGTTTTAGTAAGCTCTTACCTCAGGAGATAGTGAGCAAACTAAAGGATATTGCTCCTTTAACAAAAGTGGGACAGAAGTGGGATATTGCTATGGCTGCAGTATATCTCGCGTCTACTGCAG GGAAATACATCAACGGAACAACATTGGTGGTAGATGGGGCAGATTGGTTGGCCAAACCATCCCGTCTTCCAAAAGAGGCGGTAAAGCAACTGTCCCGAGCTGTAGAGCGAAGGTCCAGAAATGAACCAGTTGGCATTGCAAAGAGTAGGCTTTAA